GCGGCCGGCGTTGTTCAGCTCCACCAGGCGGTGCCTCAGCTCCTCCTTGATGGACTTCATCGCCTGCTGCAACGTCGGCCGCGGGGTGACGTAGTGCGAGTTGGCGTAGACCTTCACCAACTCCATCTCTTCGGACTTCTTGCCCGTCAGCGGATCGAACTCGGTGATCGATTCCACCTCGTCGCCGAAGAGGGAGACGCGCCAGGCGCGGTCCTCGTAGTGCGCCGGGAAGATCTCGACCGTGTCGCCGCGCACGCGGAAGGTGCCGCGGATGAAGTTCGCGTCGGACCGCTTGTATTGCAGCGCCACCAGGTCGGCCAGGAGCTGGCGCTGGTCGAGCCGCTCGCCGACCTGGATGGAGAAGGTCATCGCCGTATAGGTCTCGACCGAGCCGATACCGTAGATGCACGACACCGACGCCACGATGATGACGTCGTCCCGCTCCAGGAGGGCGCGGGTCGCGGCGTGGCGCATCCGGTCGATCTGCTCGTTGATCGAGGATTCCTTCTCGATATAGGTGTCGGTCCGCGGGACGTACGCCTCGGGCTGGTAGTAGTCGTAATAGGAGACGAAGTATTCGACCGCGTTGTTCGGGAAGAAGCTCTTGAACTCGCCGTAGAGCTGGGCCGCCAGCGTCTTGTTGGGCGCCAGGATCAGCGCCGGGCGCTGCTGCGCCTCGATCACCTTGGCCATTGTGTAGGTCTTCCCGGAACCGGTGACGCCGAGGAGGACCTGCGTCTTCTCGTCCTGCTGCAATCCCGCGACCAGCTCGGAGATTGCCTGCGGCTGATCGCCCTTCGGCTCGTATTCCGAGACGAGCGCCAGCGGGACGCCGCCCTCCGATTTGTCCGGCCGGGGCGGGCGGTGGGGGGTCCATTCGCCGGCGCGGAACTCCGGCCGGCCCTGCTGGATGAGGCTTTCGAGCGCGGCGACGGTGGCCGTGGCGCCGCTCTCGGGCAGCGCCTCCGCCTCCTCCAGGCCGACGTCGAGCCCGGCGACGGGGTTGAGACCGGAGGCGGCCCGTTCGCGTGCCGTGGCCTTGCCGCCCATGGACGTCCCGCGCGAGGTACGGCCCGAGGCCGCGTTCCCCTTGCCGCGCTTGGGCTTCTCCTCGGCCTTGGCGGCGGCGGCTTTGTCCTTAGTCTTGCGGGGCGCCTTCTTCGGCGCCGCCGCCGGGGCGGCCTTGGGCGCGTCGGTCGGGGCGTCGGCCGGCGCGTCGTCGCCGACGAGGAAGGCGTCGTTCTCGACGTCGCTCGCCCAGCTCTCGATCTTGCCGCTGTCGCGTGACTTGGGCGTGCGTTCCATGGGTCCGGTCCGTTGCGCCATCAGCACCATATGGCACACCCGGCGCGGTCCTCCAATGGAGGCCGCCGCGGTCTCGACCGTTGCCGGGTTCAGCAGCCGCCGCGGCGCAGGCAGCGGTTGAATTGGGGGGAGCCATTCTGGAACCGGCGGCCGCAGAAGCGAGCGCGCGACTCGCAGCGGTTGCCGCCCTGGCTGCCGCCGCCGCCCCCGCCCACCGCGCAGCCGCGCCGCGCCATGCACGAGCGGTAGCGGTCCCCCTGGCCGAACCGGCGCTGGCAGACGAAGTTCTGCCGCCCGCAGTAACCCTGCACGTGTTCCCATCCCGCCGGCGGCGGCGCGAGCCGTGGCGGGGCGGGCGCCGCGGTCGACGACGGGGCCGCCAGGGTCGCCAGGGTCGCCATGAGCAAGGCCAGTGCGACGCGAGGCGGTACGCGGTGCGGCACCATGGGTCGAGGCATCTCCGAGGCTGCGATCTCACACCATCCTAGGCTAGGCCGGGCCAACCTCGGATGAACAGAGCCTCAGCCGTTGCTCAACATCGCAAGGCCCATGAAAATGCCGAACAGCACCGGCTGGTGCAGCAGGTATATGGGGAAACTCCACCGCCCCAGCACCGCGATCGCCTCCCAGACCGGCCCGGCGCGCCCCCGGCCGGGCACCAGCCGGACCACGCGGCCGACGATGACGCCCAGCAGCGTCACCGCGAACCAGGGGAAGACGGGCTCGTAGTCGAAGGTGATCGGCATCTGCGGGGCGAGGCCGAGCGGGTAGGCCCACGGCGCCTCGAAGACGGCGTCGCGCCACACGTGCGGGAGGGCGAAGACGGCGAGCGCCACCGCCGCGGTGAGGGCGACCGGCGCCCGCACGAAGGGGAGCGCCAGGAGGCTGAAGAGGGCGATGGCGTGCAGGATGCCGAAGTAGATCGGCACCGGCATCGCATAGGCCGTCCCGAGGGTGACGACTGCCGCGCCGCCCGCCACCCAGGCGAGCCGCGTGAGGAAGGGACGCCAGCGGATGCCGCGCGCATGCGCCGCGACGAGGCTGACGCCGACGAGGAAGAGGAAGGTGGACGCGATGCCGGCCGCGAAGCCGCGCCACAGCGGGCTGGTGGTCACCGGCCAGTCGACATGGCCGAAGAACATGAGGTCGAACGAGCCGTGGTAGATCACCATGGCGACGATCGCGACGCCGCGCGCCGCGTCGAGCCACAGGATGCGCCGCCGCGGGGACGCGGTGGGCGCGTCGCCGTCGGCCGCGAGGGCGGGCCGCCCGTCGCTCACGTCAGTACCGCCACCTCTCGGCCTTCTCGACGATGAAATCGCGGAACGCCTGCACGCGGGCCGACGAGCGCAGCTCCTCGGCGTAGACGAAGTAGAGGTCGTAGGTCGGCGCCTCGGCGCCGAGATCGAGCCGCACCAGGCTGTCGGCGTCGGTCTCGACGATGAAGTCGGGCAGGACGCCGATGCCGGCGCCACCGGCGATCGCGTGCTTCATGGCCGGCATGTTGGAGATGCGCACCGCCGATTGGCGCGGGTCGTCCGCCGAGCGCCCGGCGATCTCCAGCCAGTTGAGATCGCGCAGATAGGCGGGCGGGTTGGGGCCGAAGGTGACGAGGCGGTGCCCGTCGAGTTCCTCGAGCGTGCCCGGAGAGCCGAACTTGGCGATGTACTCGTGCGAAGCGTAGACGTGGAAATGCACGGTGAAGAGGCGGCGCTGCACCAGGTCGGGCTGCGTCGGCTGGCGCCAGCGGATGGCGATGTCCGCCTCGCGCATGCCGATGTCGAGCTCGTTGTCGTCGAAGATCATCAGGAGCTGGACTTCGGGGTAGGTCTCCACGAAGTCGCCGATGCGCGACGACAGCCACGTGGTGCCGAGGCCCATCGTGGTGGTGACGCGCAGCACGCCGCGCGGCCGGTCGCGCGAATCGACCAGCGCACCCTCGACCGCCTGCAACTCGCGAGCGATGCCCGACGTGGTACGGAAGAGCTTCTCGCCCTGTTCCGTCAGCAGGAGGCCGCGGGCGTGGCGATGAAACAGCGCCACGCCGACCTGTTGCTCGAGCGCATGTACCTGACGGCTGACGGCCGACTGGCTGATGCCGAGTTCCTCGCCGGCGTGCGTGAAACTACCTTTGCGCGCGGCAGAGTGGAAAACCCTCAGCTTATCCCAGTCCATCTCGTCTTGCCTTCAAGGCCCGCTCTCGGGGGCGTGCGGCCTCAGGCCGCGAGTGTTTCGTTCGCCCGCGCCGGATTGGCGGCGAGCCACCGCTCCGCTTCCAGCGCGGCCATGCATCCCATCCCCGCGGCGGTGACCGCCTGGCGGAAGGTCTCGTCCGTCACGTCCCCGGCGGCGAACACGCCTTCGACCGAGGTCGCCGCGGAGTCCGGCGCCGTCCAAACATACCCGGACGGGCGGAGCCGGAGCTGGTCGGCGATCAGCTCCGTCGCCGGGGCGTGCCCGATGGCGACGAAGACGCCGTCCGTCTTCACCTCTTTCTCCTCGCCGGTCACCGTGTCGCGAAGCCGCGCGCCGGTGACGCCGAGCGGATCGTGGTCGCCGGTCACCTCGGCGATCTCGGCGTTCCACACCACCTCGATCTTCGGATGCGCGAACAGCCGATCCTGCAGGATCTTTTCCGCGCGCAACGTGTCTCTGCGATGAACGAGGGTCACCTTGTCGGCATGGTGGGTGAGGTAGAGCGCCTCTTCCACGGCCGTGTTGCCGCCGCCCACCACGAGGACGTTCTTGCCCCGGTAGAAGAAACCGTCGCACGTGGCGCAGGCGGAGACGCCGTAGCCCTTGAACTGCTCCTCGGTGGGAAGGCCCAGCCACTTGGCCTGCGCGCCGGTGGCGAGGATCACCGCATCGGCGACGTAGATCTTGCCGCTGTCGGCCTCGAAGCGGAACGGGCGCTGGGAGAGGTCGGCGGCCGTCAGGTGATCGTACATCATCCTGGTGCCGACGTGCTCGGCCTGCTCGCGCATCTGCTCCATCAGCCAGGGGCCCTGGATGACGTCGGCGAAGCCCGGATAATTTTCCACGTCGGTGGTGATGGTCATCTGCCCGCCCGGCTGGATGCCGGCCACGAGCACGGGTTCGAGCATGGCACGCGCGGCATAGATGGCGGCGGTATAGCCGGCCGGGCCGGAGCCGATGATCAGAAGCTTGGTCCTGACGATGTTCTGCTCGGTATCGCTCATCGAACGTATGCCTTTCGCGAGGGATCGCTGCTCGCTGCACCTCTATTTGTGCTGCTATTTGTGCTGCGCTGCAACATTGGACAACCCCAACCGGGGGCGCAACGCGTCGGCGATGGCACCGGCGGCGTCCAATGGAATATAGGACCAACGGGGAAAATCCCCATCAAACCAGCGCATCGCACCGTACTCGATCAAACTGGAATAAAAGGATTCGAATCGGGCTTTTCCACGACCGATTCGCCATCCGAGGATCGGTTTGCCGGTCGTCGCCGCGTCGCTCAGCATCGCGACGGAGTCGGCGGTGACGATGAACGCGTCCGCCAGGGCGAGGATTCCAGCGTAGGACACGGCGCTTTCCGGCGCGTCACTCGCGACCAAATGATGAGGGGTGGCGGCCAGCGCGTCGGTGAGAGCGGCGGTCGCGGCGGGGCCGGTCCGGCGCGAGGTGCCGACGGCGAGGACGCAGTCGTGCCGCGCGGCGAAGGCGGCGAGCGCGCGGCCGAACGCGGCGGCGTCCGCCGGCTCGAAGCGCTGGCGCGCCGCCGTCCCGCCGACGAGCACGCCGACGACGCCGCCCGGACGCGCCGGCAGCAAGGGGCGCAGCGCCGCCGACCCTCGCGCCAGATCCTCGGCGGTGACGGCCGAGGGGGCGGTCAGCGTCTCGAACCGGGGCGGGAGCAGGGCGTCGACCCGGCGCCGGTCGTGACGCGGCGCCCAGATCATGTCGAAGTCGCGCGGGCGCCACAGGACGGGTTGCAGCGCGAGGACGAACGGGCGCGGCGCGCAAAGGTGCGAGATCGCCCGCGCGGGGCTCAGACTCTGTCGCCCGGCCGCAATGACGAGAACGATTTCTGGCGCCAACCGAGGCGGCAGAGGGAACTCTTCGGCAACGAGCGCACTATATGGAAGTGACAAACGCCGTGCGATGGCGACTGCCTGTCGGTGATGCCCGATCTTGCCCTGTGCCGAAACGATGAGGCAGCAGGGAGGTTCAGGGTGATCACGTTGTGTACAATATTCTTGCGAAGGGCGGGTTGAGCTACGACCTGAAGGATCCAAGTCCTCACCCCTTTGACGCTTGAATTAGAGCGAGAACACGCGCGTCCGCCATGAAAGTTCGCCTCGACACCGTAGATTGGAAGATCCTAGCCGCGTTGCAGAGCAACGGGCGCATGACCAACGTGGAGCTGGCGCGCCGCGCCGGTATCTCCGCGCCGCCCTGTCTACGCCGCGTCCGTGCTCTCGAGCAAAACGGGATCATCACCGGGTATCGCACCCTGATCGATGAGAAGGAGCTCGGGTACGACCTGACCGCCTTCGCCTTCGTCGGCCTGAAGAACCAGACCGAAGCCGAACTCCTGAAGTTCGAGGAGCAGCTGCGTGCCTGGCCGATCGTGCGCGACGCCTGGATGGTGTCGGGGGAGGTCGATTTCGTCCTCTTCTGCATCACCGAGACGCTGCGTTCGTTCCAGAACTTCATCATCGAGACGCTGACCTCCGCCGAAAACGTGGAGAGCGTGCGCACGTCTCTGACGATCCGCCAGTCGAAATCCGAGCCCCGCGTACCGATGCCGGGGCAGGAAGTGGCCGACCCCGTCGCCGTCTAGCCGACGCGCGAGGAGGGTCGACGCGTCGAGCGTCAGCGGGCGAAGTCGATGATCGCCGCCGCCGGCGGGGCCGCCATGTCCTCGGGCAGTTCCAGCGGTGCGATCGTGACGCGGCCGTCCATCCGCACCGTCACCTCACGCTCCGCGGCGATCGCCGCCTCGGCCACACGGTCCGACTCGGCCACCCGTTCCAGCGCCCGCGTCGGCGCGGCCGGGACGTCGATGAGGATGCGCTCACCGTCGCGCCGCAGGGTCAGCACCGCGTGCGCGTCGCCGCGCATCGCCAGCGTCAGCAGAACCATCCGAAGAAGATTCACCTCGGCGACCGCCGCCGGCGCGGCAGGCGTCGCGACGGCTTCGTCCTCTTCCGTTACGACGAGGAAGGCGGCGTCCCGCACCAGGCGGCGCACGTCGCACACGGCGCGGAACAGCGGCGTGCCGGCGATGGCGTCGTCCTCGGCGGCGGCCTGCGGCTCGGGGGCGCCATCGTCGTTGGCGCGCGCGTCCGCGTCGAAATCGCGCAGGGCGAGGTCGGGCACCCAGGCGGGGTCCGGCGCGGTGAAGGGGGTGGCGGCCTCGGGCATCGTCTCCGCGCGGCCTTCGCCGGGCACGGGCGGGAACATCGGCAGCACGTCGTCGGCGGTGAGCTGCTTGTGGAAGACCAGGACGGAGAGCTGCCCGTCGCGCAGCGCGCCGACGCTGACGGTGTAGCGCGCGGACCCGATCGCCACCGCCTTCGTGGTGCGCGCCTGCCCGTCCGCCAGCAGGAAGGACAGGCTCATCACGTCGAACACGTGCTCGAGGTCGGCCGCGGTGAGCCGGTCCTCCAGCCGCGCCTTGGCCTGCAACGGCGCCAGCGCGTCGAAGGCGCGGTTGCACAGCTCGATATGGCCGCCGCGGGTCACGAGCGCGATGGGGGCGGGGTTGGCGTCGAGCACCTCCATCAGGAGGTCGCGCCCGGGCGCGCATGTCGTCGCGGGGACCTCGGCGACGTGCATCTCGTCGGGCATCGCGGTCAGCAGCATCGCCCGTTCGCCGCTCCACTCGATCGTCGCCATGGTGACGCGTGCGCCGAAGGTCCGCCCGCCGGCGGTGCGCAGCGGCATCCCCCCCGGCCGCCCCGGCCCGCCGCCGGCGAAGAGCGCGCCCATTCCGCCCGCCGCCTCCAGGATGTTGGCGGAGGTGTAGCCGAACAGGACCACCGCGGCGCGATTGATGAAGGCGACGTCGTCGTTGACGATCACCAGCGCGGCGACCGGCATCCGCTCCAAGAGGTCGCGCGCCTTCGCGTCGACCGGCGCGACGTCGAGCATCGAGCCTTTCGGCTTGTCCCAACGGTTGAGCAGCACGTCGGTGGACAGGCGGGCGAGGGGGCTGGGGTCGAACTCGTCCGGCATGTCGCCGGCGAACTCCGCGCCGAGCGCCTTGGCGATGTACCGGAACGCGTCGGCTTCGGGTCGTGACATTCGGCCGACATCAATCGGTGCGTCCGCCTCCATGCCGTCTCCCTTATCCTCGGATTGATCGTTCATCGTGCGAGGGAGCTTGCTGCCATCGAGTTAATCCGGCTGCAACGCATACCGGGGGCGGAAGCGGTGAATTCGGTTATCCCCAGGTAAAGGTGTCACATTTTCACGCAGCGAACGCCTGCGTTCTGAGCGGTCGCAAAAAAAATGTTGCACTGCACAATCGGTGCGCTACATAGGGGTTGGCAGCGGCGAAAAGGCTGCGGCCAGACGGCCGCGGCGCTTCACCGCGATCCCGTGCAGGAGGTCAAAATGTCGATCAACGAAAACATTCCGACCCCGGATACCATCGCGAACGAGGCGTTCAAGGCTGCCGATCAGGCGACCGACCAGTTCGCGTCTGCCCTTCCGGGGTACGATGCCCCCAAGATGGTCCGTGAGATGGCTGAGCAAGGCATCTCCACGGCCCGCCAGATGTATGAAAATGCCCGCAACGCCGCAGAGGAGGCGACTGACATGATGGAAGATACCTACGAAACCGCTCGGAAGTCGTTCACCGAGCTGAACCTGAAGCTGATCGATCAGGCCCAGGCCAACACCGATCGCGTCTTCGCTTTCGCGAAGGAAGTTGCCGGCGCCAAGACCGTGTCGGAGGCCGTCGAGCTGCAGACCAAGTTCGCGCGTGAGCAGTTCGAGGCTTTCGCCTCGCAGGCCCGTGAGATGCAGGAGACCGCGCAGAAGCTCGCCTCCGAGACCTCGGGCCCGATGAAGGAAGCCTGGGAGCGCGCGACGCACAAGTTCAACGCGTAATTCTCACGCGTCGACGGCGTCGCACCTTCGAGGTCGCGAAAGCTGAAATGAAGAAGCGCGTCGGGGTTCCCGGCGCGCTTTTTCTATGCCATATGCACCCGACCGGCGCGGGGGACACCCCGACGCGGACCTGTGCCGACGTAGCTCAGTTGGTTAGAGCGCTGGATTGTGGATCCAGAGGTCGTCCGTTCGAACCGGACCGTCGGTACCATCCACCACACACCCACTCCCGTCTCGTCTTCCCACCCCGGCGCCGTACCGGTCCCCGCAGCGGGCATCGTGCGCCCGCGCCGCAGGACCGGCGCGCGAGAGCACCGGCGTGCGAGAGTACGCGCCGCAGGTCCCGCGCACGAAGGGGGAGGGCCGCGCCCAGGTGGTGTCCGCTCCTGAAAAGCTGCGTTAGTATCGGCGCTTGAGAGGGCCGAACGGCCAGGAGGTTACCCGTGG
This portion of the Acuticoccus sp. I52.16.1 genome encodes:
- a CDS encoding PAS domain-containing protein; protein product: MSRPEADAFRYIAKALGAEFAGDMPDEFDPSPLARLSTDVLLNRWDKPKGSMLDVAPVDAKARDLLERMPVAALVIVNDDVAFINRAAVVLFGYTSANILEAAGGMGALFAGGGPGRPGGMPLRTAGGRTFGARVTMATIEWSGERAMLLTAMPDEMHVAEVPATTCAPGRDLLMEVLDANPAPIALVTRGGHIELCNRAFDALAPLQAKARLEDRLTAADLEHVFDVMSLSFLLADGQARTTKAVAIGSARYTVSVGALRDGQLSVLVFHKQLTADDVLPMFPPVPGEGRAETMPEAATPFTAPDPAWVPDLALRDFDADARANDDGAPEPQAAAEDDAIAGTPLFRAVCDVRRLVRDAAFLVVTEEDEAVATPAAPAAVAEVNLLRMVLLTLAMRGDAHAVLTLRRDGERILIDVPAAPTRALERVAESDRVAEAAIAAEREVTVRMDGRVTIAPLELPEDMAAPPAAAIIDFAR
- a CDS encoding LysR family transcriptional regulator; translation: MDWDKLRVFHSAARKGSFTHAGEELGISQSAVSRQVHALEQQVGVALFHRHARGLLLTEQGEKLFRTTSGIARELQAVEGALVDSRDRPRGVLRVTTTMGLGTTWLSSRIGDFVETYPEVQLLMIFDDNELDIGMREADIAIRWRQPTQPDLVQRRLFTVHFHVYASHEYIAKFGSPGTLEELDGHRLVTFGPNPPAYLRDLNWLEIAGRSADDPRQSAVRISNMPAMKHAIAGGAGIGVLPDFIVETDADSLVRLDLGAEAPTYDLYFVYAEELRSSARVQAFRDFIVEKAERWRY
- a CDS encoding phasin, coding for MSINENIPTPDTIANEAFKAADQATDQFASALPGYDAPKMVREMAEQGISTARQMYENARNAAEEATDMMEDTYETARKSFTELNLKLIDQAQANTDRVFAFAKEVAGAKTVSEAVELQTKFAREQFEAFASQAREMQETAQKLASETSGPMKEAWERATHKFNA
- a CDS encoding DUF1624 domain-containing protein, with amino-acid sequence MSDGRPALAADGDAPTASPRRRILWLDAARGVAIVAMVIYHGSFDLMFFGHVDWPVTTSPLWRGFAAGIASTFLFLVGVSLVAAHARGIRWRPFLTRLAWVAGGAAVVTLGTAYAMPVPIYFGILHAIALFSLLALPFVRAPVALTAAVALAVFALPHVWRDAVFEAPWAYPLGLAPQMPITFDYEPVFPWFAVTLLGVIVGRVVRLVPGRGRAGPVWEAIAVLGRWSFPIYLLHQPVLFGIFMGLAMLSNG
- a CDS encoding ELM1/GtrOC1 family putative glycosyltransferase; protein product: MDPSGRSSTRPSQEYCTQRDHPEPPCCLIVSAQGKIGHHRQAVAIARRLSLPYSALVAEEFPLPPRLAPEIVLVIAAGRQSLSPARAISHLCAPRPFVLALQPVLWRPRDFDMIWAPRHDRRRVDALLPPRFETLTAPSAVTAEDLARGSAALRPLLPARPGGVVGVLVGGTAARQRFEPADAAAFGRALAAFAARHDCVLAVGTSRRTGPAATAALTDALAATPHHLVASDAPESAVSYAGILALADAFIVTADSVAMLSDAATTGKPILGWRIGRGKARFESFYSSLIEYGAMRWFDGDFPRWSYIPLDAAGAIADALRPRLGLSNVAAQHK
- the trxB gene encoding thioredoxin-disulfide reductase; translation: MSDTEQNIVRTKLLIIGSGPAGYTAAIYAARAMLEPVLVAGIQPGGQMTITTDVENYPGFADVIQGPWLMEQMREQAEHVGTRMMYDHLTAADLSQRPFRFEADSGKIYVADAVILATGAQAKWLGLPTEEQFKGYGVSACATCDGFFYRGKNVLVVGGGNTAVEEALYLTHHADKVTLVHRRDTLRAEKILQDRLFAHPKIEVVWNAEIAEVTGDHDPLGVTGARLRDTVTGEEKEVKTDGVFVAIGHAPATELIADQLRLRPSGYVWTAPDSAATSVEGVFAAGDVTDETFRQAVTAAGMGCMAALEAERWLAANPARANETLAA
- a CDS encoding Lrp/AsnC family transcriptional regulator; protein product: MKVRLDTVDWKILAALQSNGRMTNVELARRAGISAPPCLRRVRALEQNGIITGYRTLIDEKELGYDLTAFAFVGLKNQTEAELLKFEEQLRAWPIVRDAWMVSGEVDFVLFCITETLRSFQNFIIETLTSAENVESVRTSLTIRQSKSEPRVPMPGQEVADPVAV